Proteins encoded within one genomic window of Haladaptatus sp. QDMS2:
- a CDS encoding HIT domain-containing protein — protein MDQLFAPWRIEWIKRPDKNEDVDGCVFCDLPTRGNARENLVVATTDHSFVLLNNYPYNPGHVMVIPRKHTGDYGDLTDDELLDHARLKQRTFEALEVAMGGVQGFNAGLNLGPAAGGSIGDHLHTHVVPRWGGDTNFMPIVSDTKVIVEALDETYDHLHDAFAEQDGTRVKRENGPVVIE, from the coding sequence ATGGACCAGCTCTTCGCTCCGTGGCGAATCGAGTGGATCAAACGCCCGGACAAAAACGAGGACGTGGATGGGTGTGTCTTCTGTGACCTCCCGACCCGGGGGAACGCCCGGGAGAATCTGGTCGTCGCGACCACCGACCACTCGTTCGTCCTGCTCAACAACTACCCCTACAATCCGGGTCACGTGATGGTCATTCCGCGAAAACACACTGGCGACTACGGCGACCTCACCGACGACGAACTACTCGACCACGCCCGACTCAAACAGCGTACCTTCGAGGCACTGGAGGTGGCGATGGGCGGGGTCCAGGGATTCAACGCCGGGCTCAACCTTGGCCCCGCCGCTGGTGGGTCAATCGGCGACCACCTCCACACCCACGTCGTCCCCCGGTGGGGTGGCGACACCAACTTCATGCCCATCGTGAGCGACACCAAGGTCATCGTCGAGGCCCTGGACGAAACCTACGACCACCTCCACGACGCCTTCGCCGAACAGGACGGAACCCGGGTCAAGCGGGAGAACGGCCCGGTCGTCATCGAGTAA